From Arthrobacter sp. FW306-2-2C-D06B, a single genomic window includes:
- a CDS encoding PEP/pyruvate-binding domain-containing protein has product MVEHAQPGEASRLIVELRRIRATMLPEVGGKAANLGELIWAGLPVPPGFCLTTGAYQRALQPDGSSESALPDILRGLEAVEPGDLEGLASLAARAREAVLDAGIPADVEDAVRSAYSALGSDVPVAVRSSATAEDLPFASFAGQQDTYLNVVGADAVLQAVRKCWASLWTDRAVSYRASNGIDHAAVTLAVVVQRMVDAETAGVLFTANPVTGRRREAVIDANPGLGEAVVSGAVNPDHFVVDSLTGRITERRIGDRKLVIRSIPGGGTERFGPAAQANDGTAGDACLADSQIRALAALGQRVEEHYGAPQDTEWAIDGEGKLWLTQARPITTLYPQMTRQPAVPGPHAYLCFSLAQGLIRPLTPMGLAGIRLMGSSVADAAGFRVPEPRDGPSPYYEAGQRIYFDLTSVFRSKAGRAIVPRIFDVMESRSAAIMRGLFEDPRFAVTSKTPLKLLRHVAPIVVRFRLPEILLRALFRPDVALDKVERLGGKLKAIHEVPSDATPRKKLDNAERILREGLFPILPNILPPVALGFAMIGVVRKILGEQASWGELQTIIRGLPNNVTTEMDLALWRLSASIRDDPASAEAFTRGDLAALAERYHGGGLPVVAQAGLASFLRDYGHRAIAEIDLGMPRWSDDPTHIIGVLVNYLRLDDPRLAPDKQFEKAAHDAEEQVAVLVARARSKSLLHARIVKMALERTRMFAGLRELPKFHLVRGFAAVRARLSEVGEALADAGVIDDAGDVFFLDFNDARRGLDGKDFHDLVAQRREAYELELKRRHVPRVLLSDGTEPEALPGFLRGGTGAPASGGALPDGMLLGTPASAGTVTAVARVIMDPVGAHLEPGEILVAPSTDPGWTPLFLTAGGLVMEMGGPNSHGAVVAREYGIPAVVGVPDATSRIGSGDTITVDGAAGTVAV; this is encoded by the coding sequence TGGAGCACGCACAGCCCGGTGAGGCATCGCGCTTGATCGTCGAGCTGCGCCGGATCCGGGCAACCATGCTTCCTGAGGTCGGCGGCAAGGCTGCCAATCTCGGCGAGCTGATCTGGGCGGGACTTCCGGTCCCGCCCGGGTTTTGCCTGACCACCGGGGCTTACCAGCGCGCGCTTCAGCCCGATGGCAGCTCCGAGTCGGCGCTCCCGGACATTCTCCGTGGCCTTGAGGCCGTGGAACCCGGCGACCTTGAGGGGCTCGCTTCCCTCGCGGCCCGCGCCAGGGAAGCGGTGCTCGACGCCGGGATCCCGGCCGACGTCGAAGACGCCGTCCGCTCGGCCTACTCCGCGCTGGGCTCGGATGTCCCGGTGGCCGTCAGGTCCTCTGCCACGGCGGAGGACCTGCCCTTTGCGAGTTTCGCGGGCCAGCAGGACACCTACCTGAACGTCGTGGGGGCCGACGCCGTGCTGCAGGCCGTCCGCAAGTGCTGGGCGTCCCTGTGGACGGACCGGGCGGTCAGCTACCGCGCAAGCAACGGGATCGACCACGCCGCGGTGACGCTCGCCGTCGTCGTACAACGGATGGTGGACGCTGAAACTGCAGGGGTGCTGTTCACCGCCAATCCGGTGACCGGGAGGCGCCGCGAGGCGGTGATCGACGCCAACCCCGGGCTCGGTGAGGCCGTGGTGTCCGGCGCGGTGAATCCGGACCATTTTGTGGTGGATTCCCTCACCGGCAGGATCACGGAACGAAGGATCGGCGACCGGAAGCTGGTGATTCGCTCCATTCCCGGCGGCGGGACCGAACGATTCGGCCCGGCGGCGCAGGCCAACGACGGAACGGCCGGGGACGCCTGCCTTGCCGATTCCCAGATCAGGGCGCTCGCTGCCCTTGGCCAGCGGGTCGAGGAGCATTACGGAGCACCGCAGGACACTGAATGGGCCATCGACGGCGAGGGCAAACTGTGGCTCACCCAAGCCCGGCCCATCACCACGCTCTACCCCCAAATGACCCGCCAACCCGCAGTCCCCGGGCCCCATGCGTACCTTTGTTTCAGCCTCGCCCAAGGACTCATCCGTCCCCTGACTCCCATGGGCCTCGCGGGCATCCGGCTTATGGGCTCCTCGGTAGCCGACGCGGCGGGATTCCGGGTTCCCGAACCGCGGGACGGGCCTTCGCCCTACTACGAGGCAGGGCAGCGGATCTATTTCGACCTCACTTCGGTGTTCCGGAGCAAAGCCGGGCGGGCGATCGTGCCCAGGATCTTCGACGTCATGGAATCACGTTCGGCGGCCATCATGCGCGGCCTGTTCGAGGACCCGCGTTTCGCTGTCACCAGCAAGACGCCCCTCAAACTGCTCAGGCACGTTGCCCCGATCGTGGTCCGCTTCCGCCTTCCGGAGATCCTGCTGCGCGCCCTCTTTCGGCCGGACGTTGCCCTCGACAAGGTGGAACGGCTGGGCGGGAAACTGAAGGCCATACATGAAGTCCCCTCCGATGCCACTCCCCGCAAAAAGCTGGACAACGCCGAGCGGATACTTCGCGAGGGATTGTTCCCCATCCTGCCCAATATCCTGCCTCCGGTAGCGCTTGGCTTCGCGATGATCGGGGTGGTCCGGAAGATACTTGGCGAGCAGGCCTCCTGGGGTGAGCTTCAAACCATCATCCGCGGCTTGCCCAACAACGTCACCACCGAAATGGACCTTGCCCTGTGGCGGCTCTCGGCCAGCATCCGCGACGATCCCGCCTCCGCGGAGGCCTTCACCCGCGGCGATCTCGCTGCGCTCGCGGAGCGCTACCACGGCGGCGGGCTTCCGGTCGTCGCGCAGGCAGGATTGGCCTCGTTCCTGCGCGACTACGGGCACCGGGCCATCGCGGAAATCGACCTGGGCATGCCCCGCTGGTCCGACGATCCCACCCACATCATCGGAGTCCTGGTCAATTACCTTCGCCTCGACGATCCCCGATTGGCGCCGGACAAACAGTTCGAAAAAGCTGCCCACGACGCCGAGGAACAAGTCGCCGTGCTCGTGGCCCGTGCACGGTCCAAGAGTCTGTTGCACGCGAGGATCGTGAAAATGGCCCTTGAGCGGACACGCATGTTTGCGGGACTGCGTGAGCTTCCCAAGTTCCACCTCGTGCGGGGCTTCGCCGCTGTCCGCGCCCGGCTTTCGGAAGTAGGGGAGGCCTTGGCGGACGCGGGAGTCATCGATGACGCCGGCGACGTCTTCTTCCTGGATTTCAATGATGCCCGCCGTGGCTTGGACGGCAAGGACTTCCACGATCTGGTAGCGCAGCGGCGCGAGGCCTACGAGCTTGAACTCAAGCGGCGGCACGTCCCACGTGTGCTGCTCTCCGACGGCACCGAGCCGGAAGCCCTGCCCGGGTTCCTGCGCGGCGGGACGGGGGCACCGGCGTCGGGCGGCGCATTGCCGGACGGCATGCTGCTGGGAACCCCGGCTTCCGCGGGAACAGTGACGGCAGTGGCCAGGGTGATCATGGACCCGGTGGGCGCGCATCTCGAACCCGGCGAAATCCTGGTGGCGCCCTCCACCGATCCCGGCTGGACGCCCCTGTTCCTGACTGCCGGGGGACTCGTGATGGAGATGGGCGGGCCCAACTCACACGGCGCCGTCGTGGCCCGTGAGTACGGGATTCCCGCAGTCGTGGGCGTCCCGGATGCCACGTCCCGGATCGGTTCTGGCGACACGATCACAGTGGACGGCGCCGCAGGGACGGTGGCTGTCTAG
- a CDS encoding metallopeptidase family protein, which produces MPANLPPGLPIVPDGDTPGGQTISSRLPGAGSSPGASAGAVEFNTVPFAMSPEDFEAAVSDALLLIPDKAARAMDNVAIFIEDDYTPQPGEDPDTVLLGLYEGVPLTERDSWWDAGSLPDRITIFRQPILDICGSRQEVIDEVAITVIHEIAHHFGIGDDRLHELGWG; this is translated from the coding sequence ATGCCCGCGAATTTGCCTCCCGGCCTGCCGATTGTTCCCGACGGCGATACCCCTGGCGGCCAGACCATTTCCTCCCGGCTCCCTGGTGCTGGCAGTAGCCCTGGCGCTAGCGCTGGTGCTGTGGAGTTCAATACCGTTCCATTCGCGATGTCCCCGGAAGACTTCGAGGCCGCCGTCAGCGATGCCTTGCTCCTCATCCCGGACAAAGCGGCCCGGGCCATGGACAACGTCGCCATCTTCATCGAAGACGACTACACCCCGCAGCCTGGAGAGGACCCGGACACCGTACTTCTGGGCCTGTATGAGGGTGTGCCGTTGACGGAACGGGACTCTTGGTGGGATGCCGGTTCCCTCCCTGACCGGATCACCATTTTCCGGCAGCCGATCCTGGATATCTGCGGATCCCGCCAGGAAGTCATCGACGAGGTGGCCATCACCGTGATCCACGAGATCGCCCACCACTTCGGCATCGGCGACGACCGCTTGCACGAGCTCGGCTGGGGATAG
- a CDS encoding LacI family DNA-binding transcriptional regulator, which yields MTRPGSRYGTTMNDVAAAAGVSQATVSLVLNDAAGTRFSEETRRRVHAAAHELGYRTNAHAKVLRDGVAGMIGFVGDFVATAPFAGKIIEGAQARAWEAGLLLLTVNTGGDKALEAASLETMLSYKVAGVVYAAMYHRILDVPDVLAEVPAVVLNSRDRSGRFPSIAPEEELGGYTAAKRLLDAGHRRVAMINIGAVDGELPAAVGRYAGYLRALKEAGVHPDPGLHRIGDGHESGGFDNALALMTGPQPPTAIFCANDRTAWGTYQALAQLGLSIPHDVSLVGFDNQETLAPHLRPGLTTLELPFLEMGRRAVELLLGGADRDGSTEYFECPLVERDSVSAPPKTTSSH from the coding sequence ATGACCCGCCCCGGCAGCCGCTACGGCACGACGATGAACGACGTCGCTGCCGCGGCCGGTGTTTCCCAGGCCACGGTTTCCCTGGTGCTCAACGACGCCGCGGGAACCAGGTTCTCGGAGGAAACCCGGCGCAGGGTCCATGCCGCCGCCCATGAACTCGGATACCGGACCAACGCCCACGCCAAGGTGCTCCGCGACGGAGTGGCGGGCATGATCGGCTTCGTGGGCGACTTCGTGGCCACAGCGCCATTCGCGGGCAAGATCATCGAGGGCGCCCAAGCCCGGGCCTGGGAGGCCGGGTTGCTTCTCCTGACCGTCAACACCGGCGGTGACAAGGCCCTCGAGGCCGCTTCGCTGGAGACCATGCTGTCCTACAAGGTGGCCGGAGTGGTCTACGCCGCCATGTACCACCGGATACTCGACGTGCCGGACGTCCTGGCGGAGGTGCCCGCCGTCGTGCTCAATTCGCGCGACCGTTCCGGGCGTTTTCCGAGCATCGCTCCCGAAGAGGAGCTGGGAGGGTACACCGCCGCCAAACGGCTGCTGGACGCGGGCCACCGGCGTGTCGCGATGATCAACATCGGTGCGGTGGACGGTGAGCTTCCCGCCGCCGTCGGACGCTATGCCGGCTATCTCCGGGCACTCAAGGAGGCTGGCGTGCACCCGGACCCCGGGCTCCACCGCATCGGCGACGGTCATGAATCGGGGGGTTTCGACAATGCCCTCGCACTCATGACCGGTCCGCAGCCACCCACTGCCATCTTCTGCGCGAACGACCGCACCGCCTGGGGCACCTACCAAGCGCTGGCCCAACTCGGATTGTCCATCCCGCACGACGTGTCGCTGGTGGGTTTCGACAACCAGGAAACGCTCGCCCCGCACTTGCGGCCCGGGCTGACCACCCTGGAACTGCCCTTCCTTGAGATGGGCCGCCGCGCCGTCGAGCTGCTGCTGGGCGGCGCGGATCGTGACGGCAGTACCGAATACTTTGAATGTCCCCTCGTCGAACGCGATTCCGTGTCGGCGCCGCCGAAAACCACTAGCAGTCACTGA
- a CDS encoding carbohydrate kinase family protein — MNHSPLASEPLDVVVVGEALIDIVNSPEGQTEYPGGSPANVAYGLGRLDVKAGLLTAVGRDSRGESIAAHLASAGVVVLPGSQSLAKTATATAEIAADGSAEYTFDIEWKLGPAALPYAPKVLHTGSIATFLEPGAGVVRTLLEQAQGGCIVTYDPNIRTDLLGSHGEALRIFEDLVPLTSVVKLSDDDALWLYPGKSLEETARHILGLGAGLAVVTRGAQGSLMATPHTQLTVPAVTSVVADTIGAGDSYMSALILGLLLRGSQGLAPTVLERIGQTASMAASITVGRPGANPPTHRELLAGMAR; from the coding sequence ATGAACCACTCGCCCCTTGCGTCCGAGCCGCTCGACGTCGTCGTGGTCGGCGAAGCGCTCATCGACATCGTCAACTCGCCCGAAGGGCAGACCGAATACCCCGGCGGCTCGCCCGCGAACGTCGCCTACGGCCTCGGGCGGCTCGACGTGAAGGCCGGGCTGCTGACCGCTGTCGGGCGTGATTCCCGCGGTGAGTCCATCGCGGCCCACTTGGCAAGCGCCGGTGTGGTTGTCCTGCCGGGCTCGCAATCGCTCGCGAAGACCGCGACGGCGACGGCGGAGATCGCCGCGGACGGTTCGGCCGAGTACACCTTCGACATCGAGTGGAAGCTGGGTCCAGCCGCACTGCCTTACGCCCCGAAGGTCCTCCACACGGGCTCGATCGCGACGTTCCTCGAGCCCGGCGCCGGCGTCGTCAGGACCCTCCTGGAGCAGGCCCAAGGCGGGTGCATCGTCACGTACGACCCCAACATCCGCACCGATCTCCTGGGCAGCCACGGCGAGGCACTCCGCATTTTCGAGGACCTCGTACCGCTGACCAGCGTCGTGAAGCTCAGCGACGACGACGCGTTGTGGCTCTACCCGGGCAAGTCCCTGGAAGAGACCGCCAGGCACATCCTGGGCCTCGGTGCAGGCCTGGCAGTCGTCACGCGAGGCGCCCAAGGCTCCTTGATGGCGACGCCGCACACCCAGCTGACGGTTCCCGCGGTGACCTCGGTGGTGGCGGACACCATCGGCGCCGGCGATTCGTATATGTCGGCACTGATCCTCGGGCTGCTGTTGCGCGGCAGCCAAGGGCTTGCGCCCACGGTCCTCGAACGCATCGGGCAGACCGCCTCCATGGCCGCGTCCATTACCGTGGGGCGCCCGGGAGCCAACCCGCCCACGCACCGCGAGCTTCTCGCCGGGATGGCGAGGTAG
- a CDS encoding DMT family transporter produces MATSTPISPATTPSRTISKLGIAAVIVTVVLWASAFVGIRAVGSSFSPGSLSLGRLVVAAVALGIVALPRLKRWPEGREWLPILAYGVMWFAGYNLALNAAEHMLDAGTSAMLINVSPILIAVLAGVILKEGFPRWLIIGSLVAFGGVALIALGSGQRSTADVAGVLLCLLAAVLAAVSVIVQKPVLRKFSAAQATWFGIMVGAVCCLPWAGQLVAEVQAAPLPATLGLVYLGIFPTAIAFTTWAYALSLIEAGKLAATTYLVPGATILISWAVLKEIPTLWGLVGGVICLVGVGLTRRRSR; encoded by the coding sequence ATGGCCACAAGCACCCCAATCTCTCCGGCGACCACCCCCTCCCGGACCATCAGTAAGCTCGGCATCGCCGCCGTCATCGTCACCGTTGTCCTCTGGGCATCCGCCTTCGTGGGCATCCGGGCCGTGGGATCCAGCTTCTCCCCCGGCTCCTTGTCGCTCGGACGGCTGGTGGTTGCCGCCGTCGCGCTCGGTATTGTCGCCTTGCCCAGGCTCAAGCGCTGGCCCGAAGGGCGCGAATGGCTGCCCATCCTGGCCTACGGTGTCATGTGGTTCGCGGGTTACAACCTGGCCCTGAACGCCGCCGAGCACATGCTCGATGCCGGAACCAGCGCCATGCTCATCAACGTCTCGCCGATCCTGATCGCCGTCCTCGCCGGCGTCATTCTGAAAGAAGGCTTTCCGCGCTGGTTGATTATCGGCAGCCTCGTGGCGTTCGGCGGCGTTGCGCTCATCGCGCTCGGTTCGGGACAGCGCTCGACGGCGGATGTCGCGGGAGTGCTGTTGTGCCTCCTTGCCGCTGTGCTCGCCGCGGTGAGCGTGATTGTCCAGAAGCCCGTGCTCCGCAAGTTCTCCGCGGCACAGGCCACCTGGTTCGGCATCATGGTGGGGGCCGTGTGCTGCCTGCCGTGGGCGGGCCAGCTGGTGGCCGAAGTGCAGGCCGCACCCCTTCCGGCCACTCTTGGCTTGGTGTACCTGGGGATCTTCCCCACGGCCATCGCTTTCACCACGTGGGCCTATGCACTGTCCCTTATCGAAGCCGGGAAACTCGCCGCCACGACGTACCTGGTTCCGGGCGCCACGATTCTGATCTCCTGGGCGGTACTCAAGGAGATCCCCACCCTCTGGGGCCTTGTGGGCGGCGTCATCTGCCTCGTAGGCGTCGGGTTGACGCGGCGCCGGTCCCGCTAG
- a CDS encoding Asp23/Gls24 family envelope stress response protein, with product MDQQESYTAPEPEAVGAPVSEDRQTVAGSGRTVISDSAVAKVAGIAARAVPGVYSLGSAPSRALGAIRDAVGSQDHAAGVRAEVGETQVAVDLNLVAVYGYPLHDVANQVRAAVYRAVESLVGLEVIEVNVEINDVYVAPPAKAGIRGALSEREPLQ from the coding sequence ATGGACCAGCAGGAAAGCTACACCGCGCCTGAACCGGAAGCCGTTGGGGCTCCGGTATCCGAGGACCGGCAAACGGTGGCAGGAAGTGGCCGCACAGTGATCTCCGATTCCGCTGTCGCCAAGGTTGCCGGCATTGCCGCCAGGGCTGTTCCGGGCGTCTATTCCCTCGGCTCGGCTCCGTCACGCGCCCTCGGAGCCATCCGCGATGCCGTCGGCAGCCAGGACCATGCTGCGGGTGTCCGCGCCGAGGTCGGAGAAACGCAAGTGGCCGTGGACCTCAATCTGGTGGCCGTCTACGGATACCCTTTGCATGATGTCGCCAACCAGGTCCGCGCGGCCGTCTATCGCGCCGTCGAATCGTTGGTGGGCCTTGAAGTCATTGAGGTCAACGTTGAAATCAACGACGTGTACGTTGCTCCTCCAGCCAAAGCCGGAATAAGAGGCGCATTATCGGAAAGGGAGCCACTCCAGTGA
- a CDS encoding DUF2273 domain-containing protein, which translates to MNLTVVGIGIGAFVAFMAFQFGLWGFIIALLFMGIGALLGRAADGKLDLRSVLDALTGRRSSS; encoded by the coding sequence GTGAACTTGACCGTTGTCGGAATCGGGATCGGCGCCTTCGTGGCGTTCATGGCCTTCCAATTCGGGCTGTGGGGTTTCATCATCGCCCTTCTCTTCATGGGCATCGGTGCACTTCTGGGCCGCGCCGCGGACGGAAAGCTTGACCTGCGCAGCGTGCTGGATGCCCTCACCGGCCGCCGCTCGTCGTCATGA
- a CDS encoding DUF6286 domain-containing protein — translation MSHAQTPHARRSHPDTALAPTEDRDTSSVQTPGTPDVGDRIDVGLQRILKRETRSSRAGMAGLAAALVIAACVYALLESALRAIGQPPWLIDPQTAAERLTALPGGVSPLLLGSLGGVVAMVGLIFFLNAVLPGRKSRHLLEDPRAGVVVDDEVIASALARAARTAANVTQEQVMVVVSQRLVVVNVRPTSGVPLHEERILAAVEDELRKMAPSPMPSVRVNVATSGVIGA, via the coding sequence ATGAGCCACGCCCAGACCCCGCACGCCCGGCGTAGCCACCCGGACACTGCGCTCGCCCCGACGGAGGACCGCGACACCTCAAGCGTCCAGACACCCGGGACCCCGGACGTCGGCGACCGGATCGACGTCGGCCTCCAGCGCATCCTGAAGCGCGAAACCCGTTCGTCGCGTGCGGGAATGGCCGGGCTTGCCGCGGCCCTAGTGATCGCCGCCTGCGTCTACGCCCTCCTCGAGTCCGCTTTGCGCGCTATTGGCCAACCACCGTGGCTCATCGATCCGCAAACGGCTGCCGAACGGCTCACGGCCCTGCCCGGAGGTGTCTCGCCCTTGTTGCTCGGTTCCCTCGGCGGCGTCGTGGCCATGGTCGGCCTGATCTTCTTCTTGAATGCGGTCCTGCCTGGCCGAAAGTCCCGTCACTTGCTGGAGGATCCCCGCGCCGGAGTGGTGGTGGATGACGAGGTCATCGCTTCGGCACTGGCCCGGGCTGCCCGTACGGCAGCGAATGTCACCCAGGAGCAAGTCATGGTGGTGGTTTCGCAGCGGCTGGTTGTGGTCAACGTCCGGCCCACCTCGGGGGTGCCCTTGCACGAGGAACGGATCCTAGCCGCCGTCGAGGATGAACTTCGAAAGATGGCCCCTTCGCCCATGCCTTCAGTCCGGGTCAATGTCGCTACGTCCGGGGTGATCGGGGCATGA
- a CDS encoding glycoside hydrolase family 13 protein, whose product MQAFTQKYVIERNPVPHSPIPTPGSSNSAWWASAVVYQIYPRSFADANGDGMGDLAGVTAKLPYLQSLGVDAVWLSPFYKSPQADAGYDVADYRVVDPLFGTLDDFDAMLEKAHSLGIKVIVDLVPNHTSDEHAWFREALAAAPGSPERERYIFHPGKDSRPGSGDGALAPNNWKSIFGGPAWTRLTNDDGTPGEWYLHLFDTKQPDLNWENPEVHAEMRSVLRFWLDRGVDGFRVDVAHGLVKEAGLPDWEGSAAMVEGGLSAPGAHSEAVEPHTARLHVVPPAGSSAAVATAVEHKVKPPLDPPSPFFDQDGVHEIYREWNRVLAEYDGDRMLVAEAWVEPAERLARYVRKDEMQQAFNFDFLLAGWDAERMAEAIESSLDAAGSVGAPSTWVLSNHDTVRHPSRFGLADPTTFPKGIAAEDEQPGAVLGLARARAASMVSFALPGSAYLYQGEELGLPEHTSLPAEARQDPSFFRTKGVERGRDGCRVPLPWKSAEPGFGFSDPSAGPGGAGAAGIAPAAPWLPQPEAFGELAADVQAGVGGSTLELYRSVLAFRRSHGLGSGTFQWAEEHDPANGVLAFHNRDVLVVVNMGNAALPVPAAFRVELSSDGGSGGASIVPDSGAYLVEK is encoded by the coding sequence ATGCAAGCGTTTACACAAAAATATGTCATCGAGAGGAATCCAGTGCCGCACTCCCCGATCCCAACCCCCGGTTCCAGCAATTCCGCGTGGTGGGCAAGCGCCGTCGTCTACCAGATTTATCCGCGCTCGTTCGCCGACGCCAACGGCGACGGAATGGGTGACCTTGCCGGGGTCACCGCGAAACTGCCTTATCTCCAATCGTTGGGCGTGGATGCCGTGTGGCTCTCCCCGTTCTACAAGTCGCCGCAGGCTGATGCCGGATACGACGTGGCGGACTACCGGGTCGTCGATCCCCTCTTCGGCACGTTGGATGACTTCGACGCCATGTTGGAGAAGGCACACAGCCTGGGCATCAAGGTGATCGTCGACCTCGTGCCCAATCACACCTCGGACGAGCACGCCTGGTTCCGCGAAGCCCTCGCCGCCGCCCCCGGCTCCCCCGAACGCGAGCGCTACATCTTCCACCCGGGCAAAGACTCCAGACCGGGTTCCGGGGACGGGGCTTTGGCCCCGAACAATTGGAAATCCATCTTCGGCGGGCCTGCGTGGACGCGGCTAACGAACGACGACGGCACTCCCGGAGAGTGGTACCTGCACCTTTTCGATACGAAACAGCCCGATCTCAACTGGGAGAACCCGGAAGTCCACGCAGAGATGCGTTCGGTGCTGCGCTTCTGGCTGGACCGCGGAGTTGACGGCTTCCGGGTGGATGTTGCCCACGGCCTGGTCAAAGAAGCCGGCTTGCCGGACTGGGAAGGCTCTGCCGCCATGGTCGAAGGTGGTCTGTCCGCGCCTGGCGCCCACAGCGAAGCCGTCGAACCGCACACCGCCAGGCTTCACGTTGTCCCTCCGGCCGGGAGCTCGGCAGCCGTCGCGACCGCCGTCGAGCACAAGGTCAAGCCGCCCCTGGACCCGCCGTCGCCTTTTTTCGACCAGGACGGCGTCCACGAGATCTATCGCGAATGGAACCGAGTCCTCGCCGAATACGACGGCGACCGCATGCTGGTTGCCGAGGCCTGGGTGGAGCCTGCGGAGCGGCTGGCCCGGTACGTCCGCAAGGATGAAATGCAACAGGCGTTCAACTTTGATTTCCTCTTGGCAGGCTGGGACGCGGAGCGCATGGCTGAGGCAATCGAATCTTCGCTGGACGCGGCGGGATCCGTCGGGGCACCCTCCACCTGGGTCCTGAGCAACCACGACACTGTCCGGCACCCCAGCCGCTTCGGACTGGCGGATCCCACCACCTTCCCCAAGGGAATCGCAGCGGAAGACGAACAACCCGGCGCCGTTCTAGGCCTGGCGCGGGCAAGGGCCGCCTCCATGGTGTCCTTCGCCCTGCCCGGCTCAGCCTATCTGTACCAGGGTGAGGAACTCGGCCTGCCGGAGCACACGTCCCTGCCGGCCGAGGCGCGCCAGGACCCATCTTTCTTCCGTACCAAGGGCGTGGAGCGCGGCCGCGATGGGTGCCGCGTGCCGCTGCCCTGGAAATCCGCCGAGCCCGGCTTCGGATTCTCGGATCCATCGGCTGGTCCGGGCGGCGCCGGTGCTGCCGGCATAGCACCCGCGGCGCCCTGGCTGCCCCAGCCCGAAGCGTTCGGCGAGCTGGCGGCGGACGTCCAGGCCGGCGTCGGGGGCTCCACCCTCGAGCTATACCGCTCTGTCCTGGCATTCCGCCGCTCGCACGGCTTGGGTTCGGGCACGTTCCAGTGGGCTGAGGAGCACGATCCCGCCAACGGAGTCCTGGCCTTCCACAACCGGGACGTGTTGGTAGTGGTCAACATGGGAAATGCTGCCCTCCCGGTGCCGGCCGCGTTCCGGGTGGAGCTCTCCAGCGACGGCGGCTCGGGCGGGGCTTCGATTGTCCCGGACAGCGGGGCGTACCTCGTGGAGAAGTAG
- a CDS encoding ABC transporter substrate-binding protein gives MNTRKYLLPAAVAGVLAMSLSACGGGGGGGTASSGGDAAANLDGRGPITYVQGKDNSNVVRPLVDKWNAAHPDQKVTFKEQSDQADQQHDDLVQHFQSKDANYDVVDVDVVWTAEFAAKGWLQPLSDKMSIDTSKMLPATVKTATYNNTLFAAPQTSDGGILFYRKDLVPTPPKTWDEMMSMCSIAKQNSIDCYAGQFAKYEGLTVNAAEAINTAGGTIVGDDGKSSVNSTSAKAGLNNLVTAYKNGNIPTQGVTYQEEQGRQSFEDGKLLFLRNWPYVYNLAKTDGSSKVKDTFGMAPLPGKSGPGASSLGGHNLAVSVYSQHKATAKDFLTFMTSEETEKFYATQGSLAPVLSSLYDDPALVTQLPYLPVLKTSISNAVPRPVTPFYPAVTKAIQDNAYAAIKGDKSVDQALKDMDTAINSASQ, from the coding sequence ATGAACACACGCAAGTACCTTTTGCCGGCCGCTGTTGCCGGCGTGCTAGCCATGTCCCTGTCCGCCTGTGGTGGCGGCGGTGGCGGCGGCACAGCCTCAAGCGGCGGAGATGCCGCAGCGAACCTCGACGGACGCGGTCCAATCACCTACGTCCAGGGCAAGGACAACAGCAACGTCGTCCGCCCGCTCGTCGATAAGTGGAATGCGGCGCACCCGGACCAGAAGGTCACTTTCAAGGAGCAATCCGACCAGGCGGACCAGCAGCACGATGACCTCGTGCAGCACTTCCAGTCAAAGGATGCCAACTACGACGTGGTTGACGTCGACGTCGTCTGGACGGCTGAGTTTGCCGCTAAGGGTTGGCTGCAGCCGCTCTCGGACAAGATGAGCATCGATACCTCCAAGATGCTGCCGGCCACAGTCAAGACGGCAACGTACAACAACACCCTTTTCGCCGCACCGCAGACCTCGGACGGCGGCATTCTCTTCTACCGCAAGGACTTAGTGCCCACCCCGCCCAAGACCTGGGACGAGATGATGAGCATGTGCTCCATCGCGAAGCAGAACAGCATCGACTGCTACGCGGGACAGTTCGCCAAGTACGAAGGCCTCACGGTGAACGCGGCTGAAGCCATCAACACGGCAGGTGGCACGATCGTCGGAGACGACGGCAAATCGAGCGTGAACTCCACGTCGGCCAAGGCAGGCCTTAACAATCTGGTGACCGCCTACAAGAACGGAAACATCCCGACGCAGGGCGTCACCTACCAGGAAGAACAGGGCAGGCAGTCCTTCGAAGACGGCAAACTCCTCTTCCTGCGCAACTGGCCTTACGTCTACAACCTCGCCAAGACGGACGGCTCATCCAAGGTGAAGGACACCTTCGGCATGGCTCCGCTCCCGGGTAAGAGCGGCCCTGGCGCTTCATCCCTCGGCGGACACAACCTTGCGGTCAGCGTCTACTCGCAGCACAAGGCCACGGCCAAGGACTTCCTGACCTTCATGACCAGCGAAGAGACCGAGAAGTTCTACGCAACGCAAGGATCGCTGGCCCCGGTGCTGAGTTCCTTGTACGACGATCCGGCGCTGGTCACGCAGCTGCCGTACCTTCCGGTGCTGAAGACCTCGATTTCGAATGCCGTGCCGCGTCCGGTCACACCGTTCTACCCTGCCGTCACCAAGGCCATCCAGGACAACGCCTACGCTGCCATCAAGGGCGACAAGTCTGTCGATCAGGCTTTGAAGGATATGGACACGGCCATCAACTCGGCCAGCCAATAG